One window from the genome of Rhea pennata isolate bPtePen1 chromosome 16, bPtePen1.pri, whole genome shotgun sequence encodes:
- the GMEB2 gene encoding glucocorticoid modulatory element-binding protein 2 isoform X2, which translates to MAAPDVSVHMEEVVVVTTPDNAVDGSGVEEVKTVLVTTNLSQHGGDMNEDTLETENAAAAAAAAFTASTHLKEAVLVKMAEDEDSLEAEIVYPITCGDSKANLIWRKFVCPGINVKCVQFNDHLISPKEFVHLAGKSTLKDWKRAIRMNGIMLRKIMDSGELDFYQHAKVCSNTCRSTKIDLTGARVSLTSQTSTEYIPLTPASADVNGSPATITIETCEDASDWTTSIGDDAFAFWQGLKEAGVLEEVIHEFHQELMETIKGLQERAQDPPLQLSDAVLLNNIVQNFGMLDLVKKVLASHKCQMDRSREQYTRDLAALEQQCDEHRKRAKELKHKSQHLNNVLMTLTPVSVPTPLKRPRLTRATSGPAAITSQVLSQPAQIAVAPGMPVSQLANLPLSKVVSALPTSVLAKSPSQPPAVSSPASPLLGGYTVLASAGSSFPGAVEIHPDASNLTVLSTAAVQDGSTVVKVVSPFQLLTLPGLGTAIQNVTQVAPGGSTIVTVPSGAAAADERATTIEVTAVADEAEQK; encoded by the exons GGGTGACATGAACGAAGACACCTTGGAGACGGAAAACGCagctgctgcggctgctgccgccTTTACAGCCTCGACGCATCTGAAGGAAGCTGTCTTAG TGAAGATGGCTGAAGATGAAGACAGTTTGGAGGCAGAGATTGTTTACCCTATAACCTGCGGAGACAGCAAAGCCAACCTGATATGGCGAAAGTTTGTGTGCCCTGGGATCAATGTGAAGTGTGTGCAG TTTAATGATCACCTAATTAGTCCCAAAGAGTTTGTCCACTTGGCGGGCAAGTCAACCCTAAAGGATTGGAAGCGGGCGATCCGGATGAATGGGATCATGCTCCG GAAGATCATGGACTCTGGAGAGCTGGATTTCTACCAGCATGCTAAAGTCTGTTCGAACACATGCCGAAGCACTAAAATTGACCTGACTGGAGCCAGGGTGTCTTTGACCAGCCAGACATCAACAGAGTATATTCCTCTCACTCCTGCTTCTGCAGATG TGAATGGATCCCCAGCTACAATCACCATAGAAACCTGTGAGGATGCCAGCGATTGGACCACTAGCATTGGAG atgatgcttttgctttttggcAAGGGTTGAAAGAAGCAGGGGTTCTGGAAGAAGTAATCCATGAATTCCACCAGGAGCTAATGGAGACCATAAAAGGCTTACAGGAGCGAGCACAAGATCCCCCACTGCAGCTCAGCG atgCCGTTTTACTCAACAACATAGTCCAGAATTTCGGCATGCTAGATTTGGTCAAGAAGGTCCTGGCTAGCCACAAATGTCAGATGGATCGCTCGAGAGAACAGTATACGCGGGATTTGGCAG ctttggagcagcAGTGTGATGAGCACCGCAAGCGGGCAAAGGAGCTGAAGCACAAATCACAGCATCTCAATAACGTACTGATGACTCTAACTCCGGTCTCTGTCCCGACACCTTTAAAACGTCCCAGACTTACCAGGGCCACGTCTGGGCCAGCTGCCATAACCTCCCAAGTCCTGTCCCAGCCGGCACAGATCGCGGTGGCTCCAGGAATGCCCGTCTCTCAACTTGCCAATCTGCCCCTCAGCAAAGTGGTATCCGCGCTTCCAACGTCCGTGCTTGCGAAAAGCCCGTCGCAGCCCCCGGCGGTGAGCTCGCCTGCGTCGCCGCTCCTGGGAGGGTACACCGTGCTGGCCTCCGCGGGCTCCAGCTTCCCCGGAGCCGTGGAGATCCACCCGGACGCTTCCAACCTGACGGTGCTCAGCACGGCCGCCGTTCAGGACGGCAGCACTGTCGTGAAGGTCGTGAGCCCTTTCCAGCTGCTCACCCTCCCGGGACTCGGCACCGCCATCCAGAACGTGACGCAAGTGGCTCCCGGTGGGAGCACGATCGTGACCGTGCCGtcgggcgccgcggcggcggacGAACGCGCCACCACCATCGAGGTGACCGCAGTGGCCGACGAGGCGGAGCAGAAGTGA
- the GMEB2 gene encoding glucocorticoid modulatory element-binding protein 2 isoform X3, giving the protein MAEDEDSLEAEIVYPITCGDSKANLIWRKFVCPGINVKCVQFNDHLISPKEFVHLAGKSTLKDWKRAIRMNGIMLRKIMDSGELDFYQHAKVCSNTCRSTKIDLTGARVSLTSQTSTEYIPLTPASADVNGSPATITIETCEDASDWTTSIGDDAFAFWQGLKEAGVLEEVIHEFHQELMETIKGLQERAQDPPLQLSDAVLLNNIVQNFGMLDLVKKVLASHKCQMDRSREQYTRDLAALEQQCDEHRKRAKELKHKSQHLNNVLMTLTPVSVPTPLKRPRLTRATSGPAAITSQVLSQPAQIAVAPGMPVSQLANLPLSKVVSALPTSVLAKSPSQPPAVSSPASPLLGGYTVLASAGSSFPGAVEIHPDASNLTVLSTAAVQDGSTVVKVVSPFQLLTLPGLGTAIQNVTQVAPGGSTIVTVPSGAAAADERATTIEVTAVADEAEQK; this is encoded by the exons ATGGCTGAAGATGAAGACAGTTTGGAGGCAGAGATTGTTTACCCTATAACCTGCGGAGACAGCAAAGCCAACCTGATATGGCGAAAGTTTGTGTGCCCTGGGATCAATGTGAAGTGTGTGCAG TTTAATGATCACCTAATTAGTCCCAAAGAGTTTGTCCACTTGGCGGGCAAGTCAACCCTAAAGGATTGGAAGCGGGCGATCCGGATGAATGGGATCATGCTCCG GAAGATCATGGACTCTGGAGAGCTGGATTTCTACCAGCATGCTAAAGTCTGTTCGAACACATGCCGAAGCACTAAAATTGACCTGACTGGAGCCAGGGTGTCTTTGACCAGCCAGACATCAACAGAGTATATTCCTCTCACTCCTGCTTCTGCAGATG TGAATGGATCCCCAGCTACAATCACCATAGAAACCTGTGAGGATGCCAGCGATTGGACCACTAGCATTGGAG atgatgcttttgctttttggcAAGGGTTGAAAGAAGCAGGGGTTCTGGAAGAAGTAATCCATGAATTCCACCAGGAGCTAATGGAGACCATAAAAGGCTTACAGGAGCGAGCACAAGATCCCCCACTGCAGCTCAGCG atgCCGTTTTACTCAACAACATAGTCCAGAATTTCGGCATGCTAGATTTGGTCAAGAAGGTCCTGGCTAGCCACAAATGTCAGATGGATCGCTCGAGAGAACAGTATACGCGGGATTTGGCAG ctttggagcagcAGTGTGATGAGCACCGCAAGCGGGCAAAGGAGCTGAAGCACAAATCACAGCATCTCAATAACGTACTGATGACTCTAACTCCGGTCTCTGTCCCGACACCTTTAAAACGTCCCAGACTTACCAGGGCCACGTCTGGGCCAGCTGCCATAACCTCCCAAGTCCTGTCCCAGCCGGCACAGATCGCGGTGGCTCCAGGAATGCCCGTCTCTCAACTTGCCAATCTGCCCCTCAGCAAAGTGGTATCCGCGCTTCCAACGTCCGTGCTTGCGAAAAGCCCGTCGCAGCCCCCGGCGGTGAGCTCGCCTGCGTCGCCGCTCCTGGGAGGGTACACCGTGCTGGCCTCCGCGGGCTCCAGCTTCCCCGGAGCCGTGGAGATCCACCCGGACGCTTCCAACCTGACGGTGCTCAGCACGGCCGCCGTTCAGGACGGCAGCACTGTCGTGAAGGTCGTGAGCCCTTTCCAGCTGCTCACCCTCCCGGGACTCGGCACCGCCATCCAGAACGTGACGCAAGTGGCTCCCGGTGGGAGCACGATCGTGACCGTGCCGtcgggcgccgcggcggcggacGAACGCGCCACCACCATCGAGGTGACCGCAGTGGCCGACGAGGCGGAGCAGAAGTGA
- the GMEB2 gene encoding glucocorticoid modulatory element-binding protein 2 isoform X1 produces the protein MAAPDVSVHMEEVVVVTTPDNAVDGSGVEEVKTVLVTTNLSQHGGDMNEDTLETENAAAAAAAAFTASTHLKEAVLEVKMAEDEDSLEAEIVYPITCGDSKANLIWRKFVCPGINVKCVQFNDHLISPKEFVHLAGKSTLKDWKRAIRMNGIMLRKIMDSGELDFYQHAKVCSNTCRSTKIDLTGARVSLTSQTSTEYIPLTPASADVNGSPATITIETCEDASDWTTSIGDDAFAFWQGLKEAGVLEEVIHEFHQELMETIKGLQERAQDPPLQLSDAVLLNNIVQNFGMLDLVKKVLASHKCQMDRSREQYTRDLAALEQQCDEHRKRAKELKHKSQHLNNVLMTLTPVSVPTPLKRPRLTRATSGPAAITSQVLSQPAQIAVAPGMPVSQLANLPLSKVVSALPTSVLAKSPSQPPAVSSPASPLLGGYTVLASAGSSFPGAVEIHPDASNLTVLSTAAVQDGSTVVKVVSPFQLLTLPGLGTAIQNVTQVAPGGSTIVTVPSGAAAADERATTIEVTAVADEAEQK, from the exons GGGTGACATGAACGAAGACACCTTGGAGACGGAAAACGCagctgctgcggctgctgccgccTTTACAGCCTCGACGCATCTGAAGGAAGCTGTCTTAG AAGTGAAGATGGCTGAAGATGAAGACAGTTTGGAGGCAGAGATTGTTTACCCTATAACCTGCGGAGACAGCAAAGCCAACCTGATATGGCGAAAGTTTGTGTGCCCTGGGATCAATGTGAAGTGTGTGCAG TTTAATGATCACCTAATTAGTCCCAAAGAGTTTGTCCACTTGGCGGGCAAGTCAACCCTAAAGGATTGGAAGCGGGCGATCCGGATGAATGGGATCATGCTCCG GAAGATCATGGACTCTGGAGAGCTGGATTTCTACCAGCATGCTAAAGTCTGTTCGAACACATGCCGAAGCACTAAAATTGACCTGACTGGAGCCAGGGTGTCTTTGACCAGCCAGACATCAACAGAGTATATTCCTCTCACTCCTGCTTCTGCAGATG TGAATGGATCCCCAGCTACAATCACCATAGAAACCTGTGAGGATGCCAGCGATTGGACCACTAGCATTGGAG atgatgcttttgctttttggcAAGGGTTGAAAGAAGCAGGGGTTCTGGAAGAAGTAATCCATGAATTCCACCAGGAGCTAATGGAGACCATAAAAGGCTTACAGGAGCGAGCACAAGATCCCCCACTGCAGCTCAGCG atgCCGTTTTACTCAACAACATAGTCCAGAATTTCGGCATGCTAGATTTGGTCAAGAAGGTCCTGGCTAGCCACAAATGTCAGATGGATCGCTCGAGAGAACAGTATACGCGGGATTTGGCAG ctttggagcagcAGTGTGATGAGCACCGCAAGCGGGCAAAGGAGCTGAAGCACAAATCACAGCATCTCAATAACGTACTGATGACTCTAACTCCGGTCTCTGTCCCGACACCTTTAAAACGTCCCAGACTTACCAGGGCCACGTCTGGGCCAGCTGCCATAACCTCCCAAGTCCTGTCCCAGCCGGCACAGATCGCGGTGGCTCCAGGAATGCCCGTCTCTCAACTTGCCAATCTGCCCCTCAGCAAAGTGGTATCCGCGCTTCCAACGTCCGTGCTTGCGAAAAGCCCGTCGCAGCCCCCGGCGGTGAGCTCGCCTGCGTCGCCGCTCCTGGGAGGGTACACCGTGCTGGCCTCCGCGGGCTCCAGCTTCCCCGGAGCCGTGGAGATCCACCCGGACGCTTCCAACCTGACGGTGCTCAGCACGGCCGCCGTTCAGGACGGCAGCACTGTCGTGAAGGTCGTGAGCCCTTTCCAGCTGCTCACCCTCCCGGGACTCGGCACCGCCATCCAGAACGTGACGCAAGTGGCTCCCGGTGGGAGCACGATCGTGACCGTGCCGtcgggcgccgcggcggcggacGAACGCGCCACCACCATCGAGGTGACCGCAGTGGCCGACGAGGCGGAGCAGAAGTGA